ATTCAAAACCAGATCATGGAATCAAATCACTCCTGTATGTTAGTAGTACTTACACACATGCTGTGTagacactggccttgaactcacttatGGCGCAGGAAGCTTCAGACTTTCCATTCTTCTCCGGGCTGCTGGGTCTGACAAGAAAATGAGTTCTGAGCATCTCTCTGAGCTGACCAGGGAGTTTCTGTTTATACGCACAGCAATGCACTGGTGTGTAGCTATCTCTGTTAACATCTCAGTTTGGTCTTTTTTTTATTCCCTTCCAGTCCATTTCACAAGACTCTAATAACTGTGGCATCCGCAGTTCTTGTAGTAAGAGCAATAAAACACTGGCAGAGCACAGGAAACCTTGCCACGGCCCCACTGCTACCCAGTGGCTGCAGTTACTTGCCGCCATGAGTCTCAGTTCTGTCATGTCACATCAGGGGATGATCTTTAAGATAGCTCACCTCTAGACCCTGTGAGGACAGTGGGCTTTCATGTCCTTACTAAACTCCTCAGCCAGCCAAGGGCAGCTAAAGTCCAGAAGCTCCCACGAAGTGGAGATAGCTTTCAAAGTTTGACTTTCCAGTGTGCGAGACACTGCATTCTGGGTAGATTAAAAGCAAAGCACAGGGCACGTGCTCACGTCCTAACACTTGCCGGCTTGGGAGGTGTCATGGACTAGGAGGTAAAAGCTGCACTTGTGAATCTGACTTTTCCAGGTTGCGGGCCACTTCCGTGATGGTTCGGTTTGTGACCAATACAAccaaagagagcaagaaagaccTACTGGAGAGACTGAAAAAATTGGAGTTTGAGATCTCCGAAGATGAAATATTTACTTCCCTGACAGCAGCCCGAAACTTAATAGAGCAGAAGCAAGTCAGGCCCATGCTCCTGGTTGATGACCGTGCACTGCCTGATTTCACAGGTGAGAGATTTGGGAGAAGCTGACAAAGTTCTTCACGTGGGGATCCCTGAAACCATGCAGAAGAGGTATCTACGCAGATATTCCCATTGCTGAGATGGtccacaaaacagacagacagacagacaaagcagcCTTGTCCAGAGCAGTACAGGACTTACCCTCTAACATTTGGTCGATCAGCTCGACCACATTAGTTGCTGCTGTAGCCCAGGAGGTAAGAGCTGCCTCTGCACCCCTGCATTTGACTCCAAGTCCCCTGCTGTGTTTATAGAGTTTATAGAGTCTGAGCTGATGTTTCTCAGACCTCTCTGACCACCATCTACAGTACTGACTTTGTGAGGTAAGCGGCATTATATGTTTGGGTTGAGTTTTAATGGTACTTAGATCATCCCAAATTAGTAATCTATTAGTGAATCATGAGCATGTTTTAAAGTAATTCTTTTGAGTATTATAGCTGTTAATCCAGGATATGCTCTCATAACTTGGCTAAGTGAGATAAACCAGGGACTTCTTAAAAATAGATGTCATTCTAGATAGTACAGCTATTCCGTAATGATTGTGAAATACTTTTCAATAAAGAGTAAATTGTTTTCACTTTGGACAAAGTGACTATAGAAAAAGTGTCCTAGTTACATGAACAAGCTGAAGGACAGCAGAGCAATCTTTGAATCTGAATTTCCTTTCTGACTgtattaaaacaatattaaaatcctagcttgttttttttgttttaagtaagaTTCTGATGTACTAGCAGTAAGCTAGAACTGGGATGGAAAAGCAGAATATTTGGTCAGGACTGGAAGAAATCTTGtcactcagtgatggactgtacctCTCAGAACATGTTTATCTATATGAAAATAAccaatatatgtgaatatttgaagaaaatgaaaatatctttgcCAACATCTGCTTCAGTAGTagatgtaataaaaagaaataacactAAAAATATTCAACTCTCACTGTGGGCAATAAGTTTGTTCCCTCAATAAACTTTAACAAGTTATTTAACACTCATGGCAGTGAGTGAGAAAGAAACTCACAGTGGGCACCTGAACACAGTGAAGGGCACTCGGGCATTAGCTGTGCATAGTGCATAGGCCTTGTGATCAGACGACGGACAAACTTTGCCTGGTTTGTCATATCTGAAGTCCTAGTATTAGATACCAGGCTCTTAAACATGCTTTAATATGTGTGAAACAAATGTAGATTAGGAAATGGTTATAAAACTGTAGAATTCTACACAGTGGTGCTTTTCATATTTGTCATGCATGTGCCAATTAGAAGTCTCTTTTCCCTTGCCTCTTAGAATTTCATTCCCTTATCAGTtactgttactgtgataaaactcGTAGATGTTCTCCTGGCTATAATCAATAAAGcattttgaaatcagaaatcaCTCACAAATATCAGGTTGCAATTTTCAATTCAGGTATTCTAGCTATAAAAACATCTATGAAGAATATGGAAAGATATTAatgtccctctcttctccctcctctccagcccacccctctctcttttcctcttccctcttccaaaatgtaCTTCAAATTATGGTGATAGCAAAATGTGCACatgtgggagatttttttttttaatacagtgtGACTGTATAAATGCTTACATTTCTTCCCTGTTGCCAGGAGTTCAAACCCAGGACCCCAACGCTGTGGTCATAGGACTGGCACCAGAGCATTTTCATTACCAGCTTCTGAACCAAGCATTCCGGTAAGCAGCTGCCTCTCATCTGATCAAAGggtctccttcatttcttctttagatTTTGGCACATAAGAGTTTTTGTTAATTTCTGACTACCTAGATTACACAATAGGGTAAACATCTTCAAAAAGTCTCTTTAGTGCCAACATCAAATAATATTAACTAtcttggcgtgtgtgtgtgtgtgtgtgtgtgtgtgtgagtgagtgtatgtgtgtgtgtgagcgtgacACAGCTGTCGCTGGATGGAGGACAGCTTCAGAGAttggctctctcctttccccatgtgggtcctgaggatcagGTTTCAGTCTTAGGCTACTGCAGGCAGCTTTACCTGCTCCACTTCACTTCGCTTTTGGTTTTGTTCGTCATCTGTGTAAATATGTGATGATCATTTTTCCTCTTATTTAGAGAATCAATATTCTAGAACAAGAATTCACAATAAAATTGCAACTGGAAAGGAAGTAGGGTTTTGTggtcattgttgttgttactttattACCGTAGGCATTTTCCACCGACAGTGCTGGTCACTGAGAGAAAGCAGCACCCAGCTAATCAGTGGAGACGGTGAGGGTGCCTCGCCTTACTGAGAGGCCGGGCTAGGAAGAGTGGGCCCTTTGACCATATTTTCAAAGCAGCTAAGACCAAGTGCTAAGGAAAGACTGCCCTGGCAAGTGGCTGTAAAGATGGAGAATCAGCAAGTGTTCCCATGACTACTAAATTACCAGGTCAGGGTGGGAGAGTAAAGAGtaaaaggccagaagaaggtgagAGGCCCGCTTTAGCAGCCAGGAGGGGTTGGAGACATTCGTCCTATGAGACAGGCAGGTGGAGAGCCTTCGGTGGGATTGACAGGCACGTAACAAGCCAAAGCTGTAAGTCCAGTGTATCCGAGCATTTGGCCTACACCAACTCCTGCAGCTTCTAAAAGAACACTATGAACTTGTTCTCCTGCTCCCCAAAATACGTCGACAAAATGTGCTCACAGCTCTGATCTGCAGagaagactgatttttttcttgaagtttttgttttctcatcttgCTTTTTATGTCTTCTCAAACAACTAAATAGTGTGATTTGCCTTTGTATTTATGACAGGTGAGTACTTTAGAATGTTGCAGAAAGATATATTGAATtaatttactggaaaaaaatggtTGGACAGAGAAGTAGGAGTGTATAGTgtttgcctaccatgcacaaagcCCCTAGTTTAGTCCCCAACTCCACATACAGTGGCAGTGCTTTTGtatacatttgtaatcccagcattcaaacTGGAGCCAGAAGGATCAGATGTTCAGTCATCCTCACCTACATGGAGGTCAAGGATGGCCTGGAGAGCAAGATGCTCTATGTCAAAGCAACAGCCAAGAACAACCAACCAAGCAGTGGCCTGATAGATGTCTGGTGTCATAACTAAACACTGCTTTTTATTTTCCCTACCAGGATGAGGACACACAAGAACCACCCTAATGCACACTTAGTGTAGAATGTGTTTCTTGGCATGTATGCCCTGTAAGAAACTTTAATTAAGCAGGTTTACACATCCGCCCCCATTGTTTGCTGTCAGTTTTAGAAAGTGACCGTCCTCATGTAAAATCTGAATCAGCAGAAATTGCAGTTTGAGTCAAGTGTTCTCAGTTGTGTGCCCGGTCACTGAGGGACCTTGGTTAACGGATCCACTGTCGTTGGCAGCTCGCACGGTCACTGCGATGCTCAGGCCTTTATTTAAAGATTCATCCAGTCACCGACAAATGGCTTGAGACTGTACTTCCCAGCAcaggactgtaaaaaaaagattaaagataataataaaaatactttcttttcacATACTTTAATTGTCCTGCTTTAGTTTCTTGGGAAACTGTCTGCCATCCTTTTGTAAGGCTGCCAGCAGTATCAGAGTTTATTTGAAAGAGAAGCCTGCATTGTTCCTTCTGCTGTTCCCTTCTGTGCACTCCTCTACCCACAGTTTCAAGAAGAAGCTCTTGATTGATTTTAGCTGGTAATTTGGGAAGGACATATTTAATAGGAAGTTGGGAGGTCTCTTTTAAATGAATACTAGACTCAGggtaataaaaatgtatgttgACATAATACTGGCTTTGTAATTGCTCGGATGCTGTCTAATTAGTACACTTTCCTAACCATATTGATTTTTCCAAACACCACATTTTAAAGCATTACAGTGTACTTATAGGTCAGCTCTAATTTCACAAATGCACTTAACAGCTGGATGGAGAGTTCACAGAGATTCTAGGTCTTGGCCTTGTTTGCATATTGATGTTCCCACAGAGACTGTGCCTTCTACCCAGTGACTGCAGCTGTTCGGATTATATGTGGCAAATATAGGCATCTCAAATGAACCACCGATTAAATTACTATTCACGTTGATAATGAGAATAAACATTGGATGTTGAAGCCCATTGCATAACTGCCTTCCCAGGCATTATGCATCAAGACAGATGCATCAAATTTCATATTACACCGCTTCATccctattatatttttaatgaactgGCCTCTCTAAAATGCATGGCACATACACATATCTTACCTGCCTGAGCAAAATTGAGAATGATGTTAAAGAGTTGCTTTGGGGGAAAGATGTAAACCAGCTCTGTAACACCTTAGGCCTGGCCTGGGATTGTGCTGTGTAAGGCGCTCAGGGTCTTAGACCCTCTGCACTTAATGCACACCATAGCGGAGCAACTAACGTTGCTGTGCTTCCCCGCTGTCTTACCAAGCAGGAGTGGTCAGTGCATTTGACCCCTCCTACAGATGCCCCCCACCCTCCTTGTAATCACTGTGATACTAGGACCAGGAACTTGATGCTCTCTTATTTTCacgcatttctttttttttaatttttaatattttttattacatattttcctcaattacatttccactgctatcccaaaagtcccccatacccccaccaccacttccctacccacccattcccattcttttggccctggcattcccctatattggggcatataaaatttgcaagtccaatgggcctctctttccaNtgatggccgactaggccatctttcgatacatatgcagctagagacaagagctccggggtactggttagttcatcatgttgttccaactatagggttgcagatccctttagctccttgggtactttctctagcttctccattgggtcACGCATTTCTTGATCAGTACATCTGAAGCTCTCCCTAAATGGTAGAAAGTATTAAGTGTTTATCTTTTTAATCCTACTCACCACTTTGCTTTTTCCTAAAAATACTGTATGATTCATTTATATGAAGGTAactctatttctttaattttacagCAGTATAACTACATTAGTGCAAAGCCTGTTTATCTTACGATCTTAACTAGAAGCCCAGTGTTTGAGCCTTTAAGTAATGGACTAATTGGATGGAACACTACATAGGTAAATAGATTACTTCCTAATCCAGCCTGATCCTAGTAAGACTAAAGAATACCTGGTCATGGAAACAGCGTGTTTTAGTTGTGGAAAACGCACAAAAGAATAACTAGAGGTTCCCTGCTTCTGCCACCTGAAGAGAATCCTCATCGGTGTGTTAGCACATAGCTAGTTATGTACATGGGTTTCTGTGCACAGATTTGTATATACTAGAACATCAACTCAGAGATGCAGGGCATCCCAAGCCCCCTAAGGAAGTCCTGTTTGAGAGGCAGCTTTGGAGCTTCTCTGATGGCCTCtcttctgaaattctctttcccGATACAGGGTCTGAGCACTCTTCTAAGGTCAGAGCTGTGCAGATTTTGGTACTTTTTGGACTGGAgaggttttctgtctttttttttttaattaaacagttGGGGGTGGActgagggatggctcagccaTCAGGAGCACAGGATGCCTTTCCTGAGGACGATCCAACTGCATTGGTCCCTTACAGGCACAGAGGCGAAACATTCATACTTAAAAATAACTCCTAATTTTTTATAGttccatacatttatataaaggCATTTAGAATTTTTCCGTCTCattcttctcatcttcctcccttTTCCGCTGAAAGCCTTCCTTCCCAGCAGGGTGTGGAGGAAATCCTGATGGTTGTTGTTCAATGGAGGATTGCTTGCTTAGGGCCTGCATGTCTTTTTCAACAGCAACAGGGTCGAGTTTAAGTGTTGTAATGTATTATGAACCAGGAGAAAACAACGGGGACAAGAGGAGGAGAACAGTGACAGCCACTGAGGACTGTTGGAACCTGGGCAGGAGACATTTCACAGCACTGTGCTACTAAGGTCAAGTTAGAAAGCTTTTTTTGTGGGACTCTTCCATTTGTGAGATGGCTGTCAGCTATGCAGTCCTAATTAAAGTCCAAAAAGGGTCAGCGAGATGCCAGATAAAGGATAAAGGCGCTTGCTGACCGGTGGCCTGAGTACCATCTCTGGAGCccatgtggaaggagagagcctacTCCTGCAAGTTCAAACTAGAAGTTAAAGCCTTGGATATGAGAGATATAGAAATACAACCCAGAAGATTTTAGGCACCTGTGTAAGCTGACCTGAGCTCACAGGAAAGGACTGGCCTGCACCCCGTTGCCAGGCAGTGCTGCTCCCCATGTGACCCTTCTCTGGTTTCTGTCACTATGTTCGATTCCTGCTCTTCACACGGATGAAATTGTACACGGGtcacttttgttgttgctgctttgaGACACCCATGCATGACAGGCAGTGGGCCTCCCTTTTTCCATTCTCATTCCTGCACTATGTAGTGTGGCGTGTTGGCTGAGCTCCCGGGCCTCTTTGTGTGCTGACCCTGGCTCTTGCTTTGTTTCCAGTCTTGCTGCTGTGATGAACATTCTTCTGCATGTCTGTGGGGACGTGCACATTATTCTCATGGGTGTGGATTTAGGAGGGAAGTTGTCAGATAGAGGTGTAGGTAACAGTTTTAGCCTCGGTCGGCATTGCCAGTTCACCCAGTGCTAGCCCCACGTCACACATTCTGCCAGTTCCATTCACCCCACGTTCCCGCCAGTCTTTTGTAGTCTGTGGAACTGTGACTGTCCATGTGGTCTCCATGGTAGCTTCTTAATGAGTTTATTTCTCTAATGAGTAATATTGGAAAAGTTTTCATGTATTATTGAGTATTAGATAGCTTTTCTTATGATGTGCCTGTCCACATCTTTTGCTGTTCTGGTTGAGTTATTTTTCGTATTGATATATAAGAGGCatttatatgttgtatatatcaGTCTTAGTTTCCCTAGGGTACCACAGATATTTCAGCCTGGAGTGGATTTGCATTTTTGCTCTCCTATTAAAATGAGAGCACAAAGTTCTTAATTTTGATGGAATTCAATTTGtcaacattttcttctgttctatttaataaatacttaataCCCAAAGGACATGAAAATgctatgttttcttctgtaagctGTTGTTTTTGCCTTTAGCAATTAGGTGTGGGGTCTGTTTATGTCTTTATGACTCATATGAGATAAGAGTGAGTGACTGAGAGAGGCTTGAGGCAGGGGCTTCCTGTACATCTTAGACTGGCATTGAACTTGTgatctcctacctcagcctctccagAGCCAGGTTACGAATGTGCATCTCCACGCCCAGAGAAGAGTTCATGTCTTAATATGTGCTTACTTGTTCCAGAGACATTATAGAGACTTGCTCTTTTCCCCAGTGAGTTCCTTGACGTAAGCAAGTGGCCATGTGCATTGCTTATTTCTAGGTTCTCCATCTTCACACTGCCATGACTACTGTATGACTACCTCGGCTATCATCTGTCCTTTGCACACCTATATGAATTTTAGAATCAGCTTGTTAATTTCCCTTTTAGGAGCTCCCTAGCATTCACTGATGCTATATTAAATATATGGATTTGCATCTAAACCATAATGCATCCTCCAGTCtacaaatataaagtatatttttatttatttaagagttTTGTACCAGGCCCTTCTTTTAAGTCAAAAATGCAGAGAGGAATAAAACTGACAAGCGTTTTGGGATATTATAGCAAGGAATATATTCAAAACACAGATAGTCAGAATTACCACGGcaagtgaagaagaagaagcccaGTTAGTCCAAGGAGGAGATTAGAATGCTGTCTTTGATGTCCTGACACTTAATCAGACCTGTCAGATGGGCAGGAGGAAGCTGTGAACTGTTCCATACTGTGCAGGTAGCGGGAACATGACGTCTGTGAAGCAGGACAGAGTTCTAGAGCTTTCCCTGGAAGTGAGAGCAGCTGGTGTCTGAACACTGTCCATGGTTGGGAAGGTGACTGGAGAAGCGGCTGGGCAAGGGACGGGAAGACCTGGCAGCTGTGTGGCCTGCATCCCGGCAGCTTTCCCTGCTGAATGCCTTGGGTTTTCTGTTGTGGCTGTGTTCCCCAGCCAAGATCTTCTTAGTTCTTTTCTTTGCCAGCCTGAAATTTCCAGCCAGAGGCTTTAGTATAGGGCCgtcttatctttttcttttctttctaatgtcACGATAGCCTTATAGTTAGAACATTTTAGATCTCCTGCCCACATGTTATTTCTAGTAACAGAAGTTGAAAGCCACCCTTTGCTACCTGCTTTCTGGAATAGGAGCACTCATGGCATAGAAGGAGCTGCTTCTAATACATGCATCATTTTTCTTGACACAGGCATTTCACTGTgtatcaagctggccttgaactttagatcctcctgcctctgtctccacagaGAGAATTCGGGGAatataggtgtgtgctaccatgcctgaccctatcttcatattttctgaaaaatatcaAACCACAAAAGACATTTGTCTGTACCCTAGGAAACATTTACTTAAATGTGCTTCAGCCCTTGCAAGACCCAGTGAGGCTGGTGCCGAGCAGGGAACAGTAGCAAGAGAGCCTCTCTCCCAGCCTCCGTGGAGCCAGCTCCAGCctagagaaatggagagaaccCACAGGGTCTGCCCTCCCAGGGACAACACTCGAAATTAAGTACACACATCAATCAAGATGATAATTCTCATCCCTAGCTAATATATAATCAAATATTAACCAAGCTAAGTCAAATGAGTTTTTAGTTTAGCTATGTAAGTGGAAGACAATCTTGAGGTCTGTTGCATAAAGAATTCCTGTTCTGTGGTGCAGACGCAAATGAATGGGATTGGGAGATAGGCTAGGTGAGTCATTCTGTGGTGTGCTAAGTCACTGctcaggaagaccagcagagggGCTGGGCAGGCTCTGGCCTGTGCGCTGAGCCATTGGTAGTAACGAACAGCAGACCCCTGGAATAGTCCAGTATTGgttttacttaataaaatatttaatcataaaTGTCTGAATTCTGCATCTCCCACAGGAAATTATTTCTGTGCCCACTGACAAGAATAATTTAGCAGTTTCATAGCTGAGCGCTTAATTACTCATAATTGTGAGGGATAAGATGTGATGAATTCTTCCTCCACGGACTTACTAAATATTTTAACTAAGTAGATGACTTCAAGTAAATTAAGCTAGTGAGGTCATTTATTACATTGGTTAAAATCAGATTAAGTAGTATTATCTTGTCTCAGATTCCACTCGACAGTCATCCACGTGTGGCTCCTCTCTTTGACTAAAGCCGCATTGCTCAGGTAGGTGGCAGACTCGAGCGCGGGTGAGGTTTGTGGAGATTTGCAGTGGTTTTGCCTGAGGCATTCGAGCTCCCTAGTTCCATGTGGAGCTTGTCTGTCACACTGTTGAGAAGTCCTGACATCTCTTGCTCCATAAGAGTACAGTTTGTCCTGTGTCAGACTTGGTGGTAAAATTCAGGGAGAAACTAGAAAATTCTCCATTCAACTTCTAGTGCAAGAAGCAGCCTAGGTTGTGAAGTAGAGGAGACAGAGCTGCACACACCCGGTGAGCGCGCTCCTCCATCACGGCAGCAACAACcctgtggtgtcttcagaggcCTGGGAGCCTCGTGCTTCCCATTAGGGAAGGGGAAGCAGCTCATCTCATTAAGTTAAGTTCTTTCCTCCAGTGCCTTATTTAGCTTTAgttctcttcattctctttccctGGTGATTTGGGTAAAGTGTGTGAAATCACTAAAGGTAAAAGGTTGAAGCAATCCCAAATTTAATAATCTATCAcctttagtgtatgtgtgtaattcCCAGCAGTTCTCTGTGAATTCATTAGAAGACAGCAAGTCATTAAAAGTTAATAAGAAACTATTTGTTTCTGTGAGTGTGAATAAAACCACTGAGTAAATCTGACATCTTTTTCTCAGTCATAAAAGACTTGCTCTTAGCTTGTCTGCATTTTCTCCATCCCTCTAGGCTACTCCTGGATGGAGCCCCTCTGATAGCTATCCACAAGGCCAGGTACTACAAGAGAAAAGATGGCTTAGCCTTGGGACCAGGACCATTTGTGACAGCCTTAGAGTATGCCACAGACACGAAAGCCATGGTGGTGGGGAAACCAGAGAAGACATTCTTTCTGGAAGCCTTGAGGGATGCTGACTGTGCACCGGAGGAGGCCGTCATGATAGGAGATGTAAGTACAAGGCCCAAAGAGATGTCCTGTAGCTGCCTTCCTGTACATTGGCAGTGTGTTCTTGTAAAAATAGAGATGTTGTGTCTAACATATCTCCAtagagtctcagtctctctctctctctctctctctctctctctctctctttctctctctctccccccctccatatgtgtgtgtgtgtgtgtgtgtgtgtgtgtgtatgtatgaatgattTATACACCAGTCAGTTAAATGTTTAATGTATCCTACTAAAGAAAACCCCAATACAGATCTGAACATTTTTTAATATAGCTTATGTGGAAAACAACTTGTATCAAAAGAATTCTACCATTTTTGCCTTTTTAGCATATATTTATGAAAGAATTACCCAATTAGTGTGTCCAGTAGTTAGGGATACTTGCCACTCTAGCTCTTTTCATAGTGGGGAGCTATGGAATGAGGGGAAGCCCTTAATAGTCACCTGTGGTGATGAGCACCTTCCTTTTGTCCATGTCAATGAGCTGGTATTATTTcctatgtgtgccatgtgtggtAAGTTGGTATGAATGGTTTGTTTTAGCTCTATGTGCCAGCTTGATAGGATGGAAGCAGCCACTAAGATTGTCTGGGCCAACCCTTAGTTTACACATTAGGAAACTGAAGCCCAGGGAGGTGAGTCTCCTACCTAGCACAGCTGAATGTAGACCATGGGGTTTAGACTCCCCTAGTTTCTGAGTCCATGGTGGTGGAACAGTTCTGGTGTTGTCTTCTGCTTCTGGAGTCTTCCACTGAAGTTGATAGAATGCTCATGGAACTGGGTTATAGTTTGAGGAACTATGGCTTTTCTTCCACCTTTTGCTCTTGCCATTCTGCCTGAGTTCTCCAGACAGGTGTGTGTGACAAGTTAATTATCAGGGGCTGACAGGAGGAGCTGGCCAGGGAGGGTGGGGAGCTGCAAGCAATGTCCTCAGCTGTGTGCAGTTGCTGTTGTCCAGGAGAGAGGTAGGTCCTCTCCTCTGTGTCCCCATCCACATGCCCTCAGCAGGGAGGATTCAGATGTGGTAACATAGAAAAAGGTCTTGGGTGGACCTCAGAGGAAGGTTTGGCACTGGAAAACCATTTCCAAGAACTATTGTTAAATAATAGgaaccatttttctttctggaaagaaATTGTCTTCAGGCATGATCTGATAAGTAAGTGTGCTTTCAAACTTGAGTTGGCAAGATGGACTGCCTTGATGCTTATCCCAGGCCTTGACTTTTTCGTTACCCCACGTCCATTGTCAACAGTAACCTAGTATATGGTGGCTGGGTTTCTGGTTTGGGGGATGTtgtgtaagatggaatttcaCTGTGCTGCTCAGCTAGCCTCAGACTTTTAAGCTCAGTCAgttgtcctgcctcagcttcctgagtattGGGACCACAGGACTGTGCACCATACTCAGCTCCACTGAACATACTCGTCTCAGTGCAGGGAGCTCCCTCCAGGCTGCTGGGATCCCCAGTGTGGAGTGAACGCAGACAGTCTGCTTGCGTGTGGTGCTTGACTCGATTCTCCCTAGTTGGCTGGACTCCCTAGTTGAGGTCCACAAGGATGCAGGGTCTCGTGGTTTCCTTGAAAAGGATAGACAGGTGTATGAAACCCAGAGACTCGGCagtgtgctctgtgctctgtcaCTGGGGCTCCTGCTCTGATGTTCGCCTTCTGCCCTGATGATGCTCTCCAGCATGATTTCCTCCTCAAGGTTTACAGAGATACTTTAACTCTTTGTACACATGATCTTTCTTGCATtttaagaatgaagaagaaaagcagggaaTTTTGGGTAGCCAGTGTAGTCCAATCGGCTATTGGTAGAGTTTGTTGGCAGGCTGGGTGAAGACTCGGAACTAAATGTCTTCGTGTTTTCCAGGATTGCAGGGATGATGTTGATGGGGCTCAGAACATTGGCATGCTGGGCATCTTAGTTAAAACCGGTATGTATTTCCTGTATAGACCCTTTCAAAGATACGGATAGAGAGGGGCACAGTGGTACATCAttaacctagcacttgggaagctgagcgGAGGAGCGCTGTAAGTTTGGACCAGTCTGGCCtctatagcaagttccaggccagccaggaaacACCGTCTCCCTGAAACCCAGAGTTGCCAGAACAGCCCTCGCAGAAGGAGCAGAGCTTTCAGCACTCTAGTTCTCTCCCTACCATAAGCAAGCGGGAAATGAGTTCAGGATTCCAGGAAGAGCAGTGAGGGATGCTGTGCTGCGCAGCACAGCTGGAG
This DNA window, taken from Mus caroli chromosome 18, CAROLI_EIJ_v1.1, whole genome shotgun sequence, encodes the following:
- the Hdhd2 gene encoding haloacid dehalogenase-like hydrolase domain-containing protein 2, with the protein product MAARRALKAVLVDLNGTLHIEDAAVPGAQEALKRLRATSVMVRFVTNTTKESKKDLLERLKKLEFEISEDEIFTSLTAARNLIEQKQVRPMLLVDDRALPDFTGVQTQDPNAVVIGLAPEHFHYQLLNQAFRLLLDGAPLIAIHKARYYKRKDGLALGPGPFVTALEYATDTKAMVVGKPEKTFFLEALRDADCAPEEAVMIGDDCRDDVDGAQNIGMLGILVKTGKYKAADEEKINPPPYLTCESFPHAVDHILQHLL